A window of the Euzebya pacifica genome harbors these coding sequences:
- a CDS encoding amidohydrolase family protein produces MIIRGGRVIDPESGLDEVTDVTVTDGRVLTVGPARTDGATVIDAAGCIVTAGFVDLHSHAQTVPGHRLQAFDGVTTSLELESGESPVALAYAWAAAAGRPLNYGYSSSWAAIRMEVLAGHPRNGLGATFAGLGLPAWQGPASAAQRLRLRALLEEDLAAGALGVGVLMGYAQGTDPGEYTEVARLAAGAGRPTWTHARDLIEVRPDVARDGAEEIVRTAAETGAHMHYCHVTSTSTFHVDRVLGLIEDATGEGGTVTVEAYPYGAGSTAISAQFLAPDQLGLRGLRPQSLVMVGSGERIATVERLVELRATDPGANVLVEFLDDTVEAHRAILRRALSFPRTIVASDAMPLVAPATVEGDAQLDWPIPPGWTTHPRTAGTFTRSLRLLVDEVGESWSDALARCSLLPARTLERAVPAMADKGRLRPGADADIVVFDPAALRDRATYLDGTRPSEGVRHLLVNGEAVIRDGVLDLRARPGRPIRAN; encoded by the coding sequence ATGATCATCCGCGGTGGACGGGTCATCGACCCCGAGTCCGGGCTGGACGAGGTCACCGACGTCACGGTCACCGACGGACGGGTCCTCACCGTCGGGCCGGCACGGACCGACGGGGCCACGGTGATCGACGCGGCCGGGTGCATCGTCACCGCCGGGTTCGTCGACCTCCACAGCCACGCCCAGACGGTGCCCGGCCACCGGTTGCAGGCCTTCGACGGGGTGACGACGTCGTTGGAGCTGGAGAGCGGGGAGTCGCCGGTCGCCTTGGCCTACGCGTGGGCTGCCGCAGCAGGTCGCCCGCTCAACTACGGCTACTCCTCCTCGTGGGCGGCGATCCGCATGGAGGTCCTCGCCGGACATCCACGCAACGGCCTCGGCGCGACGTTCGCCGGTCTCGGACTGCCCGCGTGGCAGGGGCCGGCGTCAGCCGCGCAACGGCTGCGACTTCGCGCGCTGCTGGAGGAGGACCTCGCCGCCGGTGCGCTGGGGGTCGGCGTCCTGATGGGGTACGCCCAGGGCACCGACCCGGGGGAGTACACCGAGGTCGCTCGCCTGGCGGCCGGTGCCGGGCGCCCGACGTGGACCCACGCCCGCGACCTGATCGAGGTCCGGCCCGACGTCGCCCGCGACGGGGCCGAGGAGATCGTCCGGACTGCAGCGGAGACCGGCGCCCACATGCACTACTGCCACGTCACCTCGACCTCGACGTTCCACGTCGACCGGGTGCTCGGGCTCATCGAGGACGCGACGGGGGAGGGCGGGACGGTGACGGTCGAGGCCTACCCGTACGGGGCCGGCTCGACCGCGATCAGCGCCCAGTTCCTGGCACCCGACCAGCTCGGGCTGCGGGGCCTGCGACCCCAGTCGCTGGTGATGGTGGGCAGCGGCGAACGCATCGCGACCGTCGAGCGACTGGTCGAGCTGCGGGCGACCGACCCGGGGGCGAACGTGCTGGTGGAGTTCCTCGACGACACCGTCGAGGCCCACCGGGCGATCCTGCGACGTGCGCTGTCGTTCCCCAGGACCATCGTGGCGTCCGACGCGATGCCCCTCGTCGCCCCGGCCACGGTGGAGGGCGATGCCCAGCTGGACTGGCCGATCCCACCCGGCTGGACCACGCACCCCCGCACCGCCGGCACCTTCACCCGGTCCTTGCGGCTACTGGTCGACGAGGTCGGCGAGTCGTGGTCCGACGCCCTCGCCCGGTGTTCCCTGCTGCCCGCCCGGACCCTGGAGCGGGCCGTGCCGGCGATGGCCGACAAGGGCCGGCTGCGACCCGGCGCCGACGCCGACATCGTCGTGTTCGACCCGGCGGCGCTGCGGGACCGGGCCACCTACCTCGACGGCACCCGGCCGAGCGAAGGTGTGCGGCACCTGCTGGTCAACGGCGAGGCCGTGATCCGCGACGGAGTGCTGGACCTGCGAGCTCGGCCGGGCAGGCCCATCAGGGCGAACTAG
- a CDS encoding serine hydrolase domain-containing protein, which produces MPALTPRSLTPRSLTRPDLQDRLDRMVAEGDMPGAQLAVLVDGAVTTVASGVLNITTGQPATTASLFQVGSIGKLWTATAAMQLVQEGVLDLDEPIRAHLPELSVGDEVTSANVTMRHLLTHTSGIEGDVFDDTGNNDDALARYVELLATLPPVHALGATWSYCNAGFGIAGLLIARQAGTTFEQAIRDRLVVPLGIERFAWNADEAILLGAAVGHVPGPDGQPVVTPTYSFPRNAAPAGLVTITAADLLAFAAAHLDDGGPLLSADLAVAMRTPQVDCPSHLADRWGLGFMIHDWDGTTVVGHGGATIGQFAELYMVPEHDVAVALLVNGSRGRSDHALLSGVLADTCGAALPPIPTPSAGTVTDPARYIGRYSRLGVDLEVALDGDDLVLTRKVHGALADIPGEESMTMPLHPTGEVGRLLARVPGRAVVHAPVILHGVDDERPAYLHMGGRAHVRSDQPT; this is translated from the coding sequence GTGCCAGCCCTGACCCCGCGAAGCCTTACCCCACGGTCCCTGACCCGCCCAGACCTGCAGGACCGCCTCGACCGGATGGTCGCCGAGGGGGACATGCCCGGGGCGCAGCTGGCCGTCCTGGTCGACGGTGCGGTGACGACGGTCGCCAGCGGGGTGCTCAACATCACCACCGGGCAGCCGGCCACGACCGCGTCGCTGTTCCAGGTCGGCTCGATCGGCAAGCTGTGGACCGCCACCGCGGCGATGCAGCTGGTGCAGGAGGGGGTGCTCGACCTGGACGAGCCGATCCGTGCCCACCTGCCCGAGCTGTCGGTCGGCGACGAGGTCACCTCGGCGAACGTGACGATGCGCCATCTGCTGACCCACACCTCCGGGATCGAGGGCGACGTCTTCGACGACACGGGGAACAACGACGATGCCCTGGCCCGCTACGTCGAGCTGCTCGCCACGCTCCCGCCCGTCCATGCCCTCGGGGCGACCTGGTCGTACTGCAACGCCGGGTTCGGCATCGCCGGCCTGCTGATCGCCCGCCAGGCGGGGACCACGTTCGAGCAGGCGATCCGGGACCGGCTGGTCGTCCCCCTCGGCATCGAGCGGTTCGCGTGGAACGCCGACGAGGCCATCCTCTTGGGTGCGGCGGTCGGCCACGTCCCCGGCCCCGACGGCCAGCCGGTGGTGACCCCCACCTACAGCTTCCCGCGCAACGCCGCGCCCGCCGGCCTGGTCACGATCACGGCGGCCGACCTGCTGGCGTTCGCCGCCGCGCACCTCGACGACGGCGGTCCGTTGTTGTCCGCCGATCTCGCCGTGGCGATGCGGACCCCACAGGTCGACTGCCCGTCCCACCTCGCCGACCGGTGGGGCCTCGGCTTCATGATCCACGACTGGGACGGCACGACGGTGGTCGGTCACGGCGGCGCCACGATCGGGCAGTTCGCCGAGCTGTACATGGTCCCCGAGCACGACGTCGCCGTGGCCCTGCTCGTCAACGGGTCCCGCGGACGGTCCGACCACGCGCTGCTGTCCGGTGTCCTTGCTGACACCTGCGGCGCCGCGCTTCCGCCGATCCCCACACCGTCGGCGGGGACGGTCACCGACCCCGCCCGGTACATCGGTCGCTACTCGCGGCTGGGCGTCGACCTCGAGGTCGCCCTCGACGGCGATGACCTCGTCCTGACCCGCAAGGTCCACGGCGCCCTCGCCGACATCCCGGGTGAGGAGTCCATGACGATGCCGCTCCACCCCACCGGGGAGGTGGGACGGCTGTTGGCGCGTGTCCCCGGCCGGGCCGTCGTGCACGCCCCGGTGATCCTCCACGGCGTCGACGACGAACGTCCGGCCTACCTCCACATGGGCGGCCGAGCCCACGTGCGGTCCGATCAGCCGACCTAG
- a CDS encoding clostripain-related cysteine peptidase: MILAACSTDDTPDVTRENLLGATEEEPADGEDAGRGSGAGAGVGVQQGGTGIEFTPLGNDGDRAPSESREWTLLVYSLADTNLESSLLDDLREMTEAGVGDEVNVVAYVDRWDPSPGSADAGKDDDQPLLNIPAWTGAKILRLQDDGASPATFEELLDLGEVDMAAPATLAQFVDFGVTRFPSRHLGVVIADHGGGWTGIGPDQSSFRAMDVAGVAAGLRAGLGGSAHHNVDLLGFDACYMSTFGGASVLASVADYLVASEDKEPAGGWDYTSLHSLAVGSDGSALSPVELGRAFLDSFAEVSSHREVNTLSLLDLSEVSTLQAAVEAFAAALDENVSAIRADLLAYAGRKNYRTPHPVHVRAHQVDDLGALADHMGERHPSVTAAADAVTGALGEVRIQQHVGARRAPSSGMSIYLPTSFPNFRYADVTGADRWADLLRSIHTHQPLPAAQRPRAADPGRATGPETDMTSPFGFGDEDSDVTIAYSEADVTLTGNQVQVMAEMDPAGVVNVVEATLAYGVVDPADGRLIKLAETPAAVDQDGTVTATADLAVLTLTDAAGVGAPAYFSMTASDVAGLRHLDVPVDYEQPGMAEPDPVHLALLMDSGGEVTHQIYFHQDLEAVTVGELIPAPNGVVRPILQVRDPDGPPTWLPSTDVALAADLAGMSFQLEPMAPGQVIAVTLHVIDYSGNALLASATVEN; encoded by the coding sequence ATGATCCTGGCCGCGTGCTCGACCGATGACACTCCCGATGTGACTCGCGAGAACCTCCTCGGGGCAACGGAGGAGGAACCGGCGGACGGCGAGGACGCTGGGCGCGGCAGCGGAGCCGGAGCCGGAGTCGGAGTCCAGCAAGGCGGGACGGGAATCGAGTTCACCCCCCTGGGCAACGACGGGGACCGAGCGCCGTCGGAGTCTCGCGAGTGGACGCTGCTGGTCTATTCCTTGGCAGACACCAACCTGGAATCGTCCCTTCTTGATGACCTCCGAGAAATGACCGAGGCCGGGGTCGGGGACGAGGTCAACGTCGTTGCCTACGTCGATCGCTGGGATCCATCGCCCGGGAGCGCTGACGCGGGGAAGGACGACGACCAGCCGCTGCTGAACATCCCGGCGTGGACCGGGGCGAAGATCCTGCGCCTCCAGGACGACGGGGCGTCGCCCGCCACGTTCGAGGAACTGCTGGATCTCGGGGAGGTGGACATGGCCGCCCCTGCCACCCTGGCGCAGTTCGTCGACTTCGGCGTCACCCGATTCCCGTCTCGCCATCTGGGTGTCGTGATCGCCGACCATGGGGGCGGATGGACGGGCATCGGCCCCGACCAGTCCAGCTTCAGGGCCATGGACGTGGCGGGTGTGGCCGCCGGACTCCGGGCGGGCCTGGGAGGGTCAGCGCACCACAACGTCGATCTGCTGGGGTTCGACGCGTGTTACATGTCCACGTTCGGCGGCGCGTCGGTGCTGGCATCCGTTGCCGACTACCTCGTCGCCTCGGAGGACAAGGAACCAGCAGGGGGCTGGGACTACACATCCCTCCACAGCCTCGCGGTGGGCTCCGACGGCTCAGCCCTTTCGCCAGTCGAGCTGGGCAGGGCCTTCCTCGACAGCTTCGCCGAGGTGTCGTCCCACCGCGAGGTCAACACGCTGTCGCTCCTCGACCTCTCCGAGGTGTCGACGCTGCAGGCCGCGGTGGAGGCGTTCGCGGCAGCGCTCGACGAGAACGTCTCCGCCATCCGCGCGGACCTCCTCGCCTACGCGGGCCGGAAGAACTACAGGACGCCACATCCGGTCCATGTGAGGGCCCACCAGGTGGATGATCTCGGCGCGCTGGCCGACCACATGGGTGAGCGGCACCCGTCCGTGACGGCAGCGGCGGACGCCGTCACGGGTGCGCTTGGCGAGGTGCGGATCCAGCAGCACGTCGGGGCCAGGCGGGCACCGTCGTCGGGCATGTCGATCTACCTACCGACCTCGTTCCCCAACTTCAGGTACGCCGACGTCACCGGTGCCGACCGATGGGCTGACCTGCTGCGGTCGATCCACACCCACCAACCGTTGCCGGCAGCTCAACGCCCCCGAGCGGCGGACCCAGGAAGGGCGACCGGTCCGGAGACAGACATGACGTCGCCCTTCGGTTTCGGCGACGAGGACTCCGACGTCACGATCGCCTACAGCGAGGCCGACGTGACCCTCACCGGAAACCAGGTCCAGGTCATGGCGGAGATGGATCCAGCGGGCGTCGTCAACGTGGTTGAGGCAACGTTGGCGTACGGCGTCGTCGATCCTGCCGATGGCCGGCTGATCAAGCTGGCCGAGACACCGGCTGCCGTCGACCAGGACGGCACCGTGACAGCCACCGCAGACCTCGCAGTGCTGACGCTGACCGATGCGGCGGGCGTCGGGGCCCCGGCCTACTTCAGCATGACGGCCTCGGATGTGGCCGGTCTTCGCCACTTGGACGTTCCGGTTGACTACGAGCAACCGGGGATGGCGGAGCCAGATCCCGTGCACCTGGCGCTCCTGATGGACAGCGGTGGGGAGGTCACGCACCAGATCTACTTCCACCAGGACCTGGAAGCGGTGACGGTCGGTGAGCTGATTCCTGCTCCGAACGGCGTGGTTCGACCGATCCTGCAGGTGCGTGACCCCGACGGACCGCCCACCTGGTTGCCGTCCACCGATGTGGCGTTGGCAGCCGATCTCGCCGGGATGAGCTTCCAGCTGGAACCGATGGCGCCCGGCCAGGTCATCGCGGTGACCCTCCATGTCATCGACTACAGCGGCAACGCCCTCCTGGCATCGGCAACGGTCGAGAACTAG
- a CDS encoding 3-hydroxybutyrate dehydrogenase, with amino-acid sequence MVSSHPDLSGRTALVTGAASGIGEACARRLAAAGTRVVVLDRSAEAAAAVAGDIGADTLVVDLADADAIDAALDGLDVSVDILVNNAGLQHVAPIGEFPAERWDTIIAVMLTAPFRLARRLVPAMADRGWGRIINVSSAHGHRASPFKSAYVSAKHGLEGLSKVIALEGGAHGVTSNCIAPAYVRTALVEAQIADQAHVHGISEDEVVETIMLAGTAVKRLIEPTEVADLVAFLCSDSAGTVTGSSWTMDGGWTAR; translated from the coding sequence ATCGTGAGCAGCCATCCAGACCTGTCGGGCCGCACGGCCCTCGTGACCGGTGCGGCGAGCGGGATCGGTGAAGCGTGTGCCCGGCGACTCGCCGCCGCCGGCACCCGAGTGGTCGTGCTCGACCGGTCGGCCGAGGCCGCCGCTGCTGTGGCCGGCGACATCGGCGCGGACACCCTCGTCGTCGACCTGGCCGACGCCGACGCGATCGACGCGGCACTCGACGGCCTGGACGTGTCCGTCGACATCCTGGTCAACAACGCCGGCCTGCAGCACGTCGCGCCGATCGGTGAGTTCCCCGCCGAGCGCTGGGACACGATCATCGCGGTGATGCTGACCGCCCCGTTCCGGCTGGCCCGACGTCTGGTGCCGGCCATGGCCGATCGCGGGTGGGGACGCATCATCAACGTCTCCAGCGCTCACGGGCACCGCGCCTCACCGTTCAAGTCTGCCTACGTGTCGGCCAAGCACGGGCTGGAGGGCCTGAGCAAGGTCATCGCCCTGGAAGGGGGCGCGCACGGCGTCACGTCCAACTGCATCGCCCCGGCCTACGTCCGCACCGCCCTGGTCGAGGCACAGATCGCCGACCAGGCTCATGTCCACGGGATCAGCGAGGACGAGGTCGTCGAGACGATCATGCTGGCCGGTACCGCCGTCAAGCGGCTGATCGAGCCGACCGAGGTCGCCGACCTGGTCGCGTTCCTGTGCAGCGACTCCGCCGGCACGGTCACGGGGTCGTCCTGGACCATGGACGGCGGCTGGACCGCCCGCTGA
- a CDS encoding SAM-dependent methyltransferase, translated as MTTAYLAATNYERELDEELARGGVAVVATHGRLRIAEGAPFHAAWAANTWWDAERIPVTSIGHAAKELKARQRSWALYAPEHRGRAELIAEKLPYVSAKPLELGEVAPESPLGSWTLLDRDTVLAATTCDSPFPNGEPNFVENRTGPPSRAYLKLWEVFARFRRQPGPGDRCLDLGAAPGGWTWLLARTGAHVTAVDKAPLDDDVERMPNVTWQQGSAFAMDPADHEPVDWWCSDIIAYPDRLRGLAEQWLLAGKVRNLVCTVKLQGNTDHDAVAKWRSLPGARVIHLDNNKHELTCVVLDAHARGGATPQ; from the coding sequence ATGACCACCGCCTACCTTGCTGCCACGAACTACGAGCGCGAACTCGACGAGGAGCTCGCGCGCGGCGGCGTTGCCGTGGTCGCCACCCACGGGCGCCTCAGGATCGCCGAGGGTGCCCCCTTCCACGCGGCATGGGCGGCCAACACCTGGTGGGATGCCGAGCGGATCCCGGTCACCTCGATCGGGCATGCCGCCAAGGAGCTGAAGGCCCGGCAGCGCAGCTGGGCGCTCTACGCACCCGAGCACCGTGGCCGCGCCGAGCTGATCGCCGAGAAGCTGCCGTACGTGTCGGCCAAGCCGCTCGAGCTGGGCGAGGTGGCCCCGGAGTCGCCGTTGGGGTCGTGGACACTCCTGGATCGCGACACCGTGCTGGCGGCGACGACGTGCGACAGCCCGTTCCCGAATGGCGAGCCGAACTTCGTGGAGAACCGCACTGGCCCACCGAGCCGCGCCTACCTCAAGCTCTGGGAGGTGTTCGCCCGCTTCCGCCGTCAACCCGGCCCCGGTGACCGTTGCCTGGACCTCGGGGCGGCGCCGGGTGGGTGGACGTGGCTGCTCGCCCGGACCGGCGCGCACGTGACAGCCGTCGACAAGGCGCCGCTGGATGACGACGTCGAACGGATGCCGAACGTGACCTGGCAGCAGGGTTCGGCCTTCGCGATGGACCCGGCCGATCACGAACCGGTCGACTGGTGGTGCAGCGACATCATCGCCTACCCCGATCGGCTGCGCGGACTGGCCGAGCAGTGGTTGCTCGCCGGCAAGGTCCGCAACCTGGTCTGCACCGTCAAGCTGCAGGGCAACACCGACCACGACGCCGTGGCGAAGTGGCGGTCGCTGCCGGGCGCTCGCGTGATCCACCTCGACAACAACAAGCACGAGCTGACCTGCGTGGTCCTCGACGCGCACGCCCGGGGTGGGGCAACACCGCAGTAG
- a CDS encoding class I SAM-dependent methyltransferase, with the protein MARRQGWQVTGVDFSPAGLDKARRLAADHDVDVEWVEADVTAYQPSETFDLVLVAYLQLSTPQRVEVLRRAAGWVAPGGTMLVVAHDRSNVTEGHGGPPSPEVCYDVDETVAALEGLTPSVAEVARRPVQTDEGERVALDTVVVATRRS; encoded by the coding sequence GTGGCTCGCAGGCAGGGATGGCAGGTAACGGGCGTTGACTTCTCACCAGCGGGCCTGGACAAGGCCCGCCGCCTGGCGGCCGACCACGACGTCGATGTGGAGTGGGTCGAGGCCGACGTGACCGCCTACCAGCCCTCGGAGACCTTCGACCTGGTGCTGGTGGCGTACCTGCAGCTGTCCACGCCGCAACGGGTGGAGGTGCTGCGGCGCGCGGCGGGCTGGGTCGCGCCCGGCGGCACGATGCTGGTGGTCGCCCACGACAGGTCCAACGTCACCGAGGGGCACGGGGGCCCGCCCTCCCCGGAGGTCTGCTACGACGTGGACGAGACCGTCGCGGCGCTGGAGGGCCTGACGCCATCGGTGGCCGAGGTGGCCAGGCGGCCTGTGCAGACCGATGAGGGGGAGCGCGTGGCCCTCGACACTGTGGTGGTCGCCACGAGGCGTTCCTGA
- a CDS encoding CocE/NonD family hydrolase produces MKPLLVENSMHRNAARPSTMAMTLALIAMIAVLLPVATPAGAQPEDTTHWEFDVPSLDGTILDIDVIRTEGTPVDEPQPVILVVSPYTLPEGDGPSSRFDDFFEATGALEQGYTYAIATMRGFGQSEGCSDWGGPGEQMDVVAAVEWAADQEWSNGNVALLGKSYDGWTGLMGMANQPDGLAAVISQEPVFDGYRYLYDDGIRFANSLVTPTSFMTLSPPTCAVEFYTAQQDDRADSAFWQQRELINASKGSDVPLFLMQGFLERNTKPDGAFAYWEGIEGPKRAWFGQFDHVRGTDAENSPSGYAVGRADWAEQMMIFLDAYLKEDAAAEQAWLDLPQVEVQDNQGRYRGEDAWPPADAVVRTSTINGGAYTDNGLNFGSPTGALVSFGTAPVTGDGIWSISQPLPGDRHLAGEPVLDLDLVVTAPRTNVVGNVYDIAPDGTATLVSRGADMIRLPGLVHHRLEMYGQDWVFAEGHRIGVLISGSNAEWWVHVPTQSPVAVIEAFAELPLLDTPRTDFDAGGFETSRLRQHNSSTFTVPAPVITLNETPFNVG; encoded by the coding sequence GTGAAGCCCCTTCTCGTGGAGAACTCGATGCACCGCAACGCCGCCCGTCCCTCGACCATGGCCATGACCCTCGCGCTGATCGCGATGATCGCCGTGCTGCTGCCAGTCGCCACGCCCGCCGGCGCCCAGCCCGAGGACACCACCCACTGGGAGTTCGACGTGCCGTCGCTGGACGGCACCATCCTCGACATCGACGTGATCCGGACCGAGGGCACCCCCGTCGACGAGCCACAGCCGGTCATCCTGGTCGTCAGCCCCTACACGCTGCCGGAGGGCGACGGTCCGTCCTCGCGCTTCGACGACTTCTTCGAGGCCACCGGGGCCCTGGAGCAGGGCTACACCTACGCCATCGCCACGATGCGCGGCTTCGGCCAGTCCGAGGGCTGCAGCGACTGGGGCGGCCCGGGCGAGCAGATGGACGTCGTCGCCGCCGTCGAGTGGGCCGCGGACCAGGAGTGGTCCAACGGCAACGTCGCGTTGCTGGGCAAGTCCTACGACGGCTGGACCGGCCTGATGGGCATGGCCAACCAGCCCGACGGGCTGGCGGCGGTCATCAGCCAGGAGCCCGTCTTCGACGGCTACCGCTACCTGTACGACGACGGCATCCGCTTCGCCAACTCGCTGGTCACCCCGACGAGCTTCATGACCCTCAGCCCGCCGACGTGCGCGGTGGAGTTCTACACCGCCCAGCAGGACGACCGTGCCGACTCGGCGTTCTGGCAGCAGCGCGAGCTGATCAACGCCTCCAAGGGCAGCGACGTCCCGCTGTTCCTGATGCAGGGCTTCCTCGAGCGCAACACCAAGCCCGACGGCGCCTTCGCCTACTGGGAGGGCATCGAGGGGCCCAAGCGCGCGTGGTTCGGCCAGTTCGACCACGTCCGCGGCACCGACGCCGAGAACTCCCCGTCGGGCTACGCCGTCGGCCGCGCGGACTGGGCCGAGCAGATGATGATCTTCCTCGACGCCTACTTGAAGGAGGACGCGGCGGCCGAGCAGGCCTGGCTGGACCTTCCGCAGGTGGAGGTGCAGGACAACCAGGGCCGCTACCGGGGCGAGGACGCCTGGCCGCCCGCCGACGCGGTGGTCCGCACCAGCACCATCAACGGCGGCGCCTACACCGACAACGGGCTGAACTTCGGCTCGCCGACGGGCGCGCTCGTCTCCTTCGGCACGGCGCCGGTGACCGGCGACGGGATCTGGTCGATCTCCCAGCCGCTGCCCGGCGACCGACACCTGGCCGGCGAGCCGGTGCTCGACCTGGACCTGGTGGTCACCGCCCCCCGCACCAACGTGGTCGGCAACGTCTACGACATCGCCCCCGACGGCACCGCCACGCTGGTCAGCCGCGGCGCGGACATGATCCGCCTGCCCGGCCTGGTCCACCACCGCCTGGAGATGTACGGCCAGGACTGGGTCTTCGCCGAGGGCCACCGGATCGGCGTGCTGATCAGCGGATCCAACGCCGAGTGGTGGGTCCACGTGCCGACCCAGTCGCCCGTCGCGGTCATCGAGGCGTTCGCCGAGCTGCCCCTGCTGGACACCCCCCGCACCGACTTCGACGCCGGCGGCTTCGAGACCAGCCGCCTGCGCCAGCACAACAGCTCGACGTTCACCGTCCCGGCCCCGGTGATCACCCTCAACGAGACACCCTTCAACGTCGGCTGA
- a CDS encoding SDR family NAD(P)-dependent oxidoreductase, which translates to MAPVDPTPRDDAAQDVRRDLLDAMAVLRDVIDAPDMLDALDADERAAFRNAAGDVFCPDPEIRRRRTKVLQLNRRRARTKHDEDILTETGIRTLRSRPVFATPDVFPPTGFEQHDVADDPDTPPFRETLDPQHCYICKASYREVHHFYDQLCGPCATLNHAKRGELADMDGMVVLLTGGRVKIGYQAGIKLLRSGAELIVATRFPRDAAKRYAAEADFEDWGHRLEVFGLDLRHTPSVEAFCAHVLSTRTRLDAIINNACQTVRRPPGFYEHMLDGERAALTTLPPEVLQLVGSYEAEWRSRTAIGDGVEQHALAATSEAGELAGLTHAAELSQAVLIPDDLPTTDTMFPEGQLDQDLQQVDLRGRNSWRLQLHEVSTVELLETQLVNAVAPFVLNARLKPLMAATPGGHKHIVNVSAVEGQFYRPRKTTKHPHTNMAKASLNMMTRTSATDYRQSGINMNSVDTGWVSDEDPVDIAAAKTAEHRFHPPLDIVDGAARIVDPIIDGLNTGNHVWGQFLKDYAPTDW; encoded by the coding sequence ATGGCGCCCGTGGACCCCACCCCTCGCGACGATGCCGCTCAGGACGTCCGTCGCGACCTCCTCGACGCGATGGCAGTGCTGCGTGACGTCATCGACGCCCCGGACATGCTCGATGCCCTCGATGCCGACGAGCGGGCGGCGTTCCGCAACGCCGCGGGCGACGTGTTCTGCCCCGATCCGGAGATCCGCCGGCGGCGCACCAAGGTCCTCCAGCTGAACCGCCGTCGAGCGCGCACCAAGCACGACGAGGACATCCTCACCGAGACCGGCATCCGCACGCTGCGCAGCCGGCCTGTCTTCGCCACCCCCGATGTCTTCCCACCGACGGGCTTCGAGCAGCACGACGTCGCCGATGACCCCGACACGCCACCGTTCCGCGAGACCCTCGACCCGCAGCACTGCTACATCTGCAAGGCCAGCTACCGGGAGGTCCACCACTTCTACGACCAGCTCTGCGGGCCCTGCGCGACCCTGAACCACGCCAAGCGCGGCGAGCTCGCCGACATGGACGGCATGGTCGTCCTCCTCACGGGCGGTCGCGTGAAGATCGGCTACCAAGCCGGCATCAAGCTGCTCCGCAGCGGCGCCGAGCTGATCGTCGCGACCCGCTTCCCACGCGACGCCGCGAAGCGCTACGCGGCCGAAGCCGACTTCGAGGACTGGGGCCACCGGCTCGAGGTGTTCGGCCTGGACCTCCGCCACACGCCGAGCGTCGAGGCGTTCTGCGCGCACGTCCTCAGCACGCGCACCCGCCTGGACGCGATCATCAACAACGCGTGCCAGACGGTCCGTCGCCCACCGGGCTTCTACGAGCACATGCTCGACGGCGAGCGGGCGGCGCTGACGACGCTTCCGCCAGAGGTCCTGCAGCTCGTCGGGTCCTACGAGGCGGAGTGGCGCAGCCGCACCGCCATCGGCGACGGGGTCGAACAGCACGCGCTGGCGGCGACGTCGGAGGCCGGCGAGCTGGCTGGCCTGACCCATGCCGCCGAGCTGTCGCAGGCGGTCCTGATCCCTGATGACCTGCCGACGACCGACACGATGTTCCCCGAGGGCCAGCTCGACCAGGACCTGCAGCAGGTGGACCTGCGCGGTCGGAACTCCTGGCGGCTGCAGCTGCACGAGGTGTCAACGGTGGAGCTGCTGGAGACCCAGCTGGTCAACGCCGTCGCCCCGTTCGTGCTGAACGCCCGGCTCAAGCCGCTGATGGCGGCGACACCCGGCGGCCACAAGCACATCGTCAACGTGTCGGCGGTCGAGGGGCAGTTCTACCGGCCCCGCAAGACCACCAAGCACCCGCACACCAACATGGCCAAGGCGTCGCTGAACATGATGACCCGGACCTCGGCGACGGACTATCGCCAGTCGGGGATCAACATGAACAGCGTCGACACCGGCTGGGTCAGCGACGAGGACCCCGTGGACATCGCGGCAGCCAAGACAGCCGAGCACCGGTTCCACCCGCCGCTGGACATCGTGGACGGTGCCGCGCGGATCGTCGATCCGATCATCGACGGCCTGAACACGGGCAACCACGTGTGGGGCCAGTTCCTCAAGGACTACGCACCCACCGACTGGTGA